The following DNA comes from Microbacterium terregens.
CATACCGGCGGTGATCGAGCCGCCGGGAGAGTTCACGTACAGGAAGATGTCCTTCTCCGGGTCCTCTGCGGCGAGGAGGAGGATCTTTGCGCAGATTTCGTTCGCGTTGTCGTCACGCACCTCCGAGCCCAGCCAGATGATGCGGTCTTTCAGCAGCCTGTCGAAGACGCTGGTAGCGACAAGGGGTTCGGCCATGTTCACTCCTGATTCGGTGGTCGTGGCTACGAATCTACCGGCGCGTCGCATCCGACCCGGCCGTGTTCGCCCTGGGCAGAGTATCCGCCGCCCCGGACGAGATCCTCGGCGTACCCGAGCACCGACCGCGTGTACATGTGCAGGTGCGGCGCGAGCGCGAGAAGCGCGACGGATGCCGCCTCCCGCTCGTTGCCGGACGAGACGAGGGCGAGCGCGAGGAACGCGGCGACCTCGTCATGCAGCGGAGCGCCGGGACCGCGTTCATACTCCGCGCGCAGCAGACCAACGGCCTCGTCGATGCGACCGAGGTTGCGGATCGTGCTGGCCAACTGGATGACCGCCTGCGTGCGGTGCTTCTCGTCCAGGCCGGCGGCGAGAGCCGCGCGGTAAAGGGGCTCCGCCTCGGCCTCGTGCCCGGCTGCATCGCGCGACCCGGCCCGTTCGAACAGGGCCCGCGCGTCGCCTTGAGGGCGTTCGGCCGCGAGGGCGTCGATCCGCGCCATCACCTGCTCGTCGCGCAGTGAATCATCCGCCCAGACCGCGGCGACGCGGTCCTCCCAATCGCTCACATCTGCTCCCATACCGCCCACGAAAAGAGGGGACGGATGCCGCGGCATCCGTCCCCATCATCGCCGGTGTCGGCGACTACTCCTTCTCTGCGGCCTTCTTCTTGGCCGGGGCCTTCTTGGCGGCGGCCTTGGCCGGGGCCTTCTTGGCGGCCTTCTTCGGCTCTTCTTCGGCTCCGATCACGACGTCGGCCTCGGCAGCGGCATCCGCGATCTCCTCGGCCTCTTCGACGACCTGATCCTCAGCGGCGGCCTCGTCCTCGACCGACACGAAGCCGGTCAGGTCGACAGTCGCGCCGGTGGTGTCGACGACCTTGACCTTGCCGAGCGCGACGGCGAGAGCCTTGTTGCGCGCGACCTCGCCGACCAGCGACGGCAGCTGGTTGTTCTTCTGCAGTGCCTCGATGAAGTCCTGCGGGGCCATGCCGTACTGAGCGGCGGACTGCACCAGGTACTGGGTCAGCTCGTCCTGCGAGACCGAGACGTTGAGGTTCTCGGCGATGGCGTCCAGCAGCATCTGGGTGCGGAACTGCTTCTCGCTCGCCTCGGTGACCTCGGCGCGGTGCGTGTCGTCTTCGAGGCGGTTCTCGCCTTCGAGGTGAGTGTGCACCTCGTCCTCGATCAGCTTCGGGGGCACCGGGATCTCGACCTGCGTGAGCAGCTGCTCGACGAGCTTGTCGCGGGCGGCGGATCCCTGGGTGAAGGTCGACTGCTGCGCGACGCGGTCCTTCAGGCTGTCGCGCAGCTCGGCGAGCGTGTCGAACTCGCTGGCGATCTGCGCGAAGTCATCGTCGGCCTCGGGAAGCTCGCGTTCCTTGACGGCGGTGACCACC
Coding sequences within:
- the tig gene encoding trigger factor, with translation MVNSTVEKLTPTRVKLHITVSPDELKSSIAHAYEHIAQDVQIPGFRKGKVPAPIIDQRVGRTAVLEHAVSEGLDTFYREAVEANELRVLGRPNADVVVWPNEKDFSGDLEVEVEVDVRPDFELPAFEGTTIEVDAIEVDEAAIDEELDRLRARFGTLVTVDRPAATGDFVELNLVATIDGTEIDRAEGISYEVGSGELLEGIDEAIDSLTAGEETTFRSTLIGGDHAGEEAEVAVVVTAVKERELPEADDDFAQIASEFDTLAELRDSLKDRVAQQSTFTQGSAARDKLVEQLLTQVEIPVPPKLIEDEVHTHLEGENRLEDDTHRAEVTEASEKQFRTQMLLDAIAENLNVSVSQDELTQYLVQSAAQYGMAPQDFIEALQKNNQLPSLVGEVARNKALAVALGKVKVVDTTGATVDLTGFVSVEDEAAAEDQVVEEAEEIADAAAEADVVIGAEEEPKKAAKKAPAKAAAKKAPAKKKAAEKE
- a CDS encoding tetratricopeptide repeat protein, translating into MSDWEDRVAAVWADDSLRDEQVMARIDALAAERPQGDARALFERAGSRDAAGHEAEAEPLYRAALAAGLDEKHRTQAVIQLASTIRNLGRIDEAVGLLRAEYERGPGAPLHDEVAAFLALALVSSGNEREAASVALLALAPHLHMYTRSVLGYAEDLVRGGGYSAQGEHGRVGCDAPVDS